From Vigna unguiculata cultivar IT97K-499-35 chromosome 5, ASM411807v1, whole genome shotgun sequence, the proteins below share one genomic window:
- the LOC114185377 gene encoding lamin-like protein isoform X2, whose protein sequence is MEEEKVETPSPAPRGNNGSDQCSASVSPRARIVSVASNIASQPLHNSDPRVWGVLTAISNYARKRHQGINIILSADEHCFGRLVEDVRFQIDSNSVSANHCRIYRMKVTNENMENATSVLLKDTSTNGTYLNWEKLKKNGAAVKVCHGDVISFAAPPQHDLAFAFVYRDVLVSSPMPDNAVVKRKAEDFISENKRLKGLGIGAPEGPISLDDFRSLQRSNTELRKQLENQVVTIDTLRSDNRAAVERHESELKSVKESVAKCYLDQLKELQQTVDLKQKELGDLSKASAEQRHALEDLNERLSASTQSCAEANSIICSQKVNIAELKEQLDDERTQRKEEREKAAADLKAAVHKAQSEAEDELKRLSDAALRRERELQEAINKLQESEREMSSLAETLRSKLEDTRQKLVVSDNKVRQLETQVHEEKLATENEVKKVELEQQETRRLRKELESEKAAREEAWAKVSVLELEINAAMRDLDFERRRLKGARERLMLRETQLRAFYSTTEEIQILFAKQQEQLKSMQRTLEDEENYDNTSVEMDGVIGGILGREKEDDGYHSHNDAKAGSSTPAQKVNIDQVETSSNEASVTEKHDCDIRSEECQNTQEAEFTSADYGYKIDGIGTGNVLEKDAAVGTEKVLETESPINQGEQNIDLNKCLGGDTMQIDDDDNNVQETEELAPIPSREGLHHHQSNNPLDTQKTIEDTEVEGTITTADLLTSEVAGSWACSTVPSMHEENESLRSRDTNEGSGALHDSNVVVAESQNTLSDAAVARQNARRELSEMIGIVAPDLREQFGGSAYDCDQERKDGGCSSDSDTESCSNTSMDNVADAKGGSISDDETQVSYHDEEDQKQGDTMDEDDEATQED, encoded by the exons ATGGAAGAGGAGAAGGTGGAAACCCCGTCGCCAGCGCCGAGAGGCAACAATGGCAGTGATCAATGTTCGGCGAGTGTAAGCCCTAGAGCGCGCATTGTCTCCGTTGCCTCCAACATTGCCTCGCAGCCTCTTCACAACTCTGATCCTCGCGTTTGGGGCGTTCTCACTGCCATCTCCAACTATGCCCGCAAAAGGCACCAG GGAATTAACATTATATTAAGTGCTGATGAACACTGCTTTGGGCGATTGGTAGAGGATGTGCGTTTCCAGATTGATTCCAATTCTGTTAGTGCAAATCATTGCCGAATATACAGGATGAAGGTTACTAATGAAAATATGGAGAATGCCACATCGGTACTCTTGAAAGATACAAG CACAAATGGAACTTACCTAAACTGGGAGAAATTGAAAAAGAATGGTGCTGCGGTGAAAGTCTGCCATGGTGATGTTATATCATTTGCCGCTCCTCCGCAGCATg ATCTGGCATTTGCTTTTGTATATCGAGATGTGCTTGTGTCTAGCCCCATGCCAGATAATGCAGTTGTTAAACGAAAAGCAG AGGATTTTATTTCTGAAAACAAGAGATTGAAAGGTTTAGGCATCGGTGCTCCAGAGGGTCCGATATCTCTAGATGATTTTCGAAGCCTTCAAAGATCAAACACG GAATTGAGAAAGCAATTGGAGAATCAGGTGGTTACAATTGATACTTTGCGTAGTGACAACCGTGCTGCTGTTGAACGTCATGAAAGC GAATTAAAATCGGTCAAAGAATCAGTTGCAAAATGTTACCTTGACCAATTAAAAGAATTACAGCAAACAGTGGATCTCAAACAGAAGGAATTGGGGGATCTCAGCAAAGCATCTGCTGAACAAAGACATGCCCTGGAAGACCTTAATGAAAGGCTTAGTGCTTCTACACAGTCGTGTGCTGAAGCAAATTCAATAATATGTAG TCAAAAGGTAAACATAGCTGAACTGAAAGAACAATTAGATGATGAGCGGACTCAACGCAAAGAAGAGCGAGAAAAGGCTGCAGCTGATCTAAAAGCTGCTGTTCATAAAGCCCAGTCTGAGGCCGAAGATGAATTAAAACGACTCTCTGATGCTGCcttaagaagagaaagagagctACAGGAAGCAATAAATAAGCTTCAG GAGTCAGAGAGAGAAATGTCTTCGCTGGCTGAAACATTGAGGTCCAAGCTG GAGGATACCAGGCAAAAGTTGGTTGTATCTGATAATAAAGTTCGCCAATTGGAAACCCAAGTACATGAAGAGAAACTAGCCACTGAAAATGAAGTGAAG AAAGTAGAACTTGAACAACAGGAAACAAGAAGATTAAGGAAAGAGCTTGAGAGCGAAAAG GCAGCTCGAGAAGAGGCTTGGGCTAAAGTTTCTGTTCTTGAGCTGGAGATAAATGCTGCAATGAGAGATCTTGATTTTGAAAGGCGGAGGTTAAAAGGTGCTAGGGAAAGACTAATGCTTCG GGAAACACAGCTTCGAGCATTTTATTCCACTACTGAAGAGATACAAATTCTGTTTGCTAAGCAACAGGAACAATTGAAATCTATGCAGAGAACtctagaagatgaagaaaattatGACAATACTTCTGTAGAAATGGATGGAGTCATTGGTGGAATCTTGGgcagagaaaaagaagatgatggataCCATAGTCACAATGATGCCAAGGCAGGGTCATCTACTCCTGCACAAAAGGTCAACATAGATCAGGTTGAAACATCAAGCAATGAGGCAAGTGTCACTGAGAAGCATGACTGTGATATAAGAAGTGAAGAATGTCAAAATACACAAGAGGCAGAATTCACCAGCGCTGACTATGGTTATAAAATTGATGGTATTGGCACAGGCAATGTATTGGAGAAAGATGCTGCTGTAGGCACTGAAAAAGTTCTTGAAACTGAAAGTCCTATAAACCAGGGTGaacaaaatattgatttgaACAAGTGTTTAGGTGGGGACACAATGCaaattgatgatgatgataacaaTGTGCAAGAAACTGAGGAGCTTGCCCCTATACCTTCTCGTGAAGGTTTGCATCACCATCAATCAAATAATCCTTTAGACACTCAGAAGACCATTGAGGATACAGAAGTTGAAGGCACAATCACAACAGCAGACCTTTTAACTTCTGAAGTCGCTGGTAGTTGGGCTTGCAGTACAGTCCCTTCCATGCATGAAGAAAATGAATCTCTAAGAAGCAGAGATACTAATGAAGGTTCAGGAGCATTGCATGATTCAAATGTCGTGGTGGCTGAGAGTCAGAATACACTTTCTGATGCTGCAGTTGCCAGACAAAATGCACGACGAGAACTAAGTGAGATGATTGGCATTGTTGCTCCTGATTTGAGGGAGCAATTTGGAGGTTCTGCATACGATTGTGACCAAGAGAGGAAGGACGGAGGCTGTTCATCTGACTCGGATACTGAGAGTTGTAGCAACACTAGCATGGATAACGTAGCGGATGCAAAGGGTGGATCGATATCTGATGATGAAACTCAGGTTAGTTACCATGATGAGGAGGATCAAAAGCAGGGTGATACCatggatgaagatgatgaagcCACCCAAGAAGATTGA
- the LOC114185377 gene encoding lamin-like protein isoform X1: MEEEKVETPSPAPRGNNGSDQCSASVSPRARIVSVASNIASQPLHNSDPRVWGVLTAISNYARKRHQGINIILSADEHCFGRLVEDVRFQIDSNSVSANHCRIYRMKVTNENMENATSVLLKDTSTNGTYLNWEKLKKNGAAVKVCHGDVISFAAPPQHDLAFAFVYRDVLVSSPMPDNAVVKRKAEDFISENKRLKGLGIGAPEGPISLDDFRSLQRSNTELRKQLENQVVTIDTLRSDNRAAVERHESELKSVKESVAKCYLDQLKELQQTVDLKQKELGDLSKASAEQRHALEDLNERLSASTQSCAEANSIICSQKVNIAELKEQLDDERTQRKEEREKAAADLKAAVHKAQSEAEDELKRLSDAALRRERELQEAINKLQESEREMSSLAETLRSKLEDTRQKLVVSDNKVRQLETQVHEEKLATENEVKKVELEQQETRRLRKELESEKQAAREEAWAKVSVLELEINAAMRDLDFERRRLKGARERLMLRETQLRAFYSTTEEIQILFAKQQEQLKSMQRTLEDEENYDNTSVEMDGVIGGILGREKEDDGYHSHNDAKAGSSTPAQKVNIDQVETSSNEASVTEKHDCDIRSEECQNTQEAEFTSADYGYKIDGIGTGNVLEKDAAVGTEKVLETESPINQGEQNIDLNKCLGGDTMQIDDDDNNVQETEELAPIPSREGLHHHQSNNPLDTQKTIEDTEVEGTITTADLLTSEVAGSWACSTVPSMHEENESLRSRDTNEGSGALHDSNVVVAESQNTLSDAAVARQNARRELSEMIGIVAPDLREQFGGSAYDCDQERKDGGCSSDSDTESCSNTSMDNVADAKGGSISDDETQVSYHDEEDQKQGDTMDEDDEATQED; the protein is encoded by the exons ATGGAAGAGGAGAAGGTGGAAACCCCGTCGCCAGCGCCGAGAGGCAACAATGGCAGTGATCAATGTTCGGCGAGTGTAAGCCCTAGAGCGCGCATTGTCTCCGTTGCCTCCAACATTGCCTCGCAGCCTCTTCACAACTCTGATCCTCGCGTTTGGGGCGTTCTCACTGCCATCTCCAACTATGCCCGCAAAAGGCACCAG GGAATTAACATTATATTAAGTGCTGATGAACACTGCTTTGGGCGATTGGTAGAGGATGTGCGTTTCCAGATTGATTCCAATTCTGTTAGTGCAAATCATTGCCGAATATACAGGATGAAGGTTACTAATGAAAATATGGAGAATGCCACATCGGTACTCTTGAAAGATACAAG CACAAATGGAACTTACCTAAACTGGGAGAAATTGAAAAAGAATGGTGCTGCGGTGAAAGTCTGCCATGGTGATGTTATATCATTTGCCGCTCCTCCGCAGCATg ATCTGGCATTTGCTTTTGTATATCGAGATGTGCTTGTGTCTAGCCCCATGCCAGATAATGCAGTTGTTAAACGAAAAGCAG AGGATTTTATTTCTGAAAACAAGAGATTGAAAGGTTTAGGCATCGGTGCTCCAGAGGGTCCGATATCTCTAGATGATTTTCGAAGCCTTCAAAGATCAAACACG GAATTGAGAAAGCAATTGGAGAATCAGGTGGTTACAATTGATACTTTGCGTAGTGACAACCGTGCTGCTGTTGAACGTCATGAAAGC GAATTAAAATCGGTCAAAGAATCAGTTGCAAAATGTTACCTTGACCAATTAAAAGAATTACAGCAAACAGTGGATCTCAAACAGAAGGAATTGGGGGATCTCAGCAAAGCATCTGCTGAACAAAGACATGCCCTGGAAGACCTTAATGAAAGGCTTAGTGCTTCTACACAGTCGTGTGCTGAAGCAAATTCAATAATATGTAG TCAAAAGGTAAACATAGCTGAACTGAAAGAACAATTAGATGATGAGCGGACTCAACGCAAAGAAGAGCGAGAAAAGGCTGCAGCTGATCTAAAAGCTGCTGTTCATAAAGCCCAGTCTGAGGCCGAAGATGAATTAAAACGACTCTCTGATGCTGCcttaagaagagaaagagagctACAGGAAGCAATAAATAAGCTTCAG GAGTCAGAGAGAGAAATGTCTTCGCTGGCTGAAACATTGAGGTCCAAGCTG GAGGATACCAGGCAAAAGTTGGTTGTATCTGATAATAAAGTTCGCCAATTGGAAACCCAAGTACATGAAGAGAAACTAGCCACTGAAAATGAAGTGAAG AAAGTAGAACTTGAACAACAGGAAACAAGAAGATTAAGGAAAGAGCTTGAGAGCGAAAAG CAGGCAGCTCGAGAAGAGGCTTGGGCTAAAGTTTCTGTTCTTGAGCTGGAGATAAATGCTGCAATGAGAGATCTTGATTTTGAAAGGCGGAGGTTAAAAGGTGCTAGGGAAAGACTAATGCTTCG GGAAACACAGCTTCGAGCATTTTATTCCACTACTGAAGAGATACAAATTCTGTTTGCTAAGCAACAGGAACAATTGAAATCTATGCAGAGAACtctagaagatgaagaaaattatGACAATACTTCTGTAGAAATGGATGGAGTCATTGGTGGAATCTTGGgcagagaaaaagaagatgatggataCCATAGTCACAATGATGCCAAGGCAGGGTCATCTACTCCTGCACAAAAGGTCAACATAGATCAGGTTGAAACATCAAGCAATGAGGCAAGTGTCACTGAGAAGCATGACTGTGATATAAGAAGTGAAGAATGTCAAAATACACAAGAGGCAGAATTCACCAGCGCTGACTATGGTTATAAAATTGATGGTATTGGCACAGGCAATGTATTGGAGAAAGATGCTGCTGTAGGCACTGAAAAAGTTCTTGAAACTGAAAGTCCTATAAACCAGGGTGaacaaaatattgatttgaACAAGTGTTTAGGTGGGGACACAATGCaaattgatgatgatgataacaaTGTGCAAGAAACTGAGGAGCTTGCCCCTATACCTTCTCGTGAAGGTTTGCATCACCATCAATCAAATAATCCTTTAGACACTCAGAAGACCATTGAGGATACAGAAGTTGAAGGCACAATCACAACAGCAGACCTTTTAACTTCTGAAGTCGCTGGTAGTTGGGCTTGCAGTACAGTCCCTTCCATGCATGAAGAAAATGAATCTCTAAGAAGCAGAGATACTAATGAAGGTTCAGGAGCATTGCATGATTCAAATGTCGTGGTGGCTGAGAGTCAGAATACACTTTCTGATGCTGCAGTTGCCAGACAAAATGCACGACGAGAACTAAGTGAGATGATTGGCATTGTTGCTCCTGATTTGAGGGAGCAATTTGGAGGTTCTGCATACGATTGTGACCAAGAGAGGAAGGACGGAGGCTGTTCATCTGACTCGGATACTGAGAGTTGTAGCAACACTAGCATGGATAACGTAGCGGATGCAAAGGGTGGATCGATATCTGATGATGAAACTCAGGTTAGTTACCATGATGAGGAGGATCAAAAGCAGGGTGATACCatggatgaagatgatgaagcCACCCAAGAAGATTGA